Proteins found in one Flavobacteriales bacterium genomic segment:
- a CDS encoding sigma-70 family RNA polymerase sigma factor, whose protein sequence is MFFRKKQITGESDEEIVKKYSSVGDPSLVGVLYERHAHLVFAVCMKYLKNTEESRDAVLNIFEKLMHDLKLHSIENFKSWLHSVARNHCLMLLRKSNNQGKEKDIDELEHLLEEQQEEIQLTEDLLNQLPDAINQLNPEQKTCIELFYLQDKSYQEVADITGFDLNKVKSHIQNGKRNLKILLSKSHETNF, encoded by the coding sequence ATGTTCTTCAGAAAAAAACAAATCACAGGTGAAAGCGATGAGGAAATCGTAAAAAAATATTCCTCTGTCGGTGATCCATCACTAGTGGGTGTGCTCTACGAGAGACACGCTCATTTAGTGTTTGCGGTTTGTATGAAATATTTAAAAAACACTGAAGAAAGCAGAGATGCCGTTTTGAATATTTTCGAAAAATTAATGCATGATCTTAAATTACATTCCATCGAAAATTTCAAATCATGGTTACACTCCGTTGCACGAAATCACTGTTTAATGCTTTTACGAAAAAGCAATAATCAAGGAAAAGAAAAAGACATTGATGAGTTAGAACATTTATTGGAAGAACAGCAGGAAGAAATTCAACTGACCGAGGACCTTTTGAATCAACTTCCGGATGCAATAAACCAACTCAATCCCGAACAAAAAACATGTATTGAATTATTCTATCTTCAGGATAAGTCCTACCAGGAAGTTGCAGACATCACCGGATTCGATTTGAACAAAGTGAAAAGTCACATACAAAACGGGAAACGAAACCTGAAGATTCTATTGAGCAAAAGCCATGAAACGAACTTCTGA
- a CDS encoding TonB-dependent receptor: protein MKTKIHIVTFIIGMVMIVQQNLNAQNHGAVKGQVIDSLTKETLPNANVFVMVGDQMIGTTTDLDGRFTLKPLDPGSYSLTISYTGMKKIIEIRVNPNQTTMLPDIFLSNEMLDDVVVIDYKNPLINPEETSVQTVDYKQIKNNPNLRDLKKLSASMSGGIMVTESGDAYVRGSRSDASIYFIDGVKVTSGNIHLPGVAIGSLTIYTGGVPAKYGDVTSGVIMVETKSYFDLWREANQQ, encoded by the coding sequence ATGAAAACAAAAATCCACATCGTAACATTCATCATCGGGATGGTGATGATTGTACAACAAAATTTAAATGCACAAAACCATGGTGCAGTAAAAGGACAGGTGATTGATAGTTTAACCAAAGAAACCCTACCGAATGCTAATGTGTTTGTGATGGTAGGCGACCAAATGATCGGTACAACTACAGATTTAGACGGACGATTTACACTTAAACCGCTAGATCCCGGCTCATATAGTCTTACTATCTCCTACACCGGGATGAAAAAAATTATAGAAATCAGGGTTAATCCCAATCAAACCACCATGCTTCCTGATATATTTCTAAGCAATGAGATGTTGGATGACGTTGTTGTAATTGATTATAAAAACCCCTTAATCAATCCCGAAGAAACATCCGTTCAAACTGTCGATTACAAGCAAATTAAAAACAATCCGAATCTACGCGACCTCAAGAAACTTTCTGCATCCATGTCGGGCGGAATTATGGTCACCGAATCCGGTGATGCCTATGTGCGTGGATCACGATCAGATGCCAGTATATATTTCATTGATGGTGTAAAAGTGACAAGCGGAAATATTCATTTGCCTGGAGTTGCTATTGGAAGTCTGACCATTTATACCGGAGGCGTTCCAGCCAAATATGGTGATGTAACCAGTGGGGTGATTATGGTTGAAACCAAGAGTTACTTCGACCTCTGGAGAGAAGCTAACCAACAATAA
- a CDS encoding NifU family protein → MEENIKITNVYAEMTPNPATMKFVADRPIVQIDGVAEYSSAEEAKNSSPLAEELFKFPFVKSVFITTNFVTVTKNDSIAWDFITMELREFILDYLRKNVLAVTKFPEPKKGEGEVKKFSMLGQASHAQPSSELDSKIISILDEYVRPAVENDGGAIHFKSFDEGTVHLVLRGSCSGCPSSMVTLKNGVEQLMKSMLPEVKEVVAAED, encoded by the coding sequence ATGGAAGAGAATATCAAGATCACTAATGTTTACGCGGAAATGACTCCCAATCCCGCAACCATGAAGTTTGTGGCCGACCGACCCATTGTTCAAATTGATGGTGTTGCAGAATACAGCAGTGCAGAAGAAGCAAAAAATTCATCCCCACTTGCAGAAGAGTTATTTAAATTTCCATTTGTAAAAAGCGTATTTATCACCACCAATTTTGTAACGGTAACCAAAAATGACAGCATCGCATGGGATTTTATTACGATGGAGTTGAGAGAATTTATTCTTGACTACCTCAGAAAAAATGTACTTGCAGTAACTAAATTTCCGGAACCCAAAAAAGGAGAAGGAGAAGTAAAAAAATTCTCGATGTTAGGACAAGCATCTCATGCACAACCCAGCTCAGAATTAGATTCTAAAATCATTTCTATTCTCGATGAATATGTTCGTCCCGCAGTAGAAAACGACGGAGGTGCCATTCACTTTAAAAGTTTCGATGAAGGAACAGTGCATTTGGTTTTGCGCGGATCATGCAGTGGGTGTCCTAGTTCGATGGTCACGCTAAAAAACGGAGTTGAACAATTAATGAAATCGATGCTCCCTGAAGTTAAAGAAGTCGTAGCCGCAGAAGATTAA